DNA from Sorex araneus isolate mSorAra2 chromosome 6, mSorAra2.pri, whole genome shotgun sequence:
aaacaaaacaggaagcATTTTTGCTCGAAAATGGAACAGTCTGAAGCGGTAGCAAGAAACTAGAAAACtgtaagcctttttttttttttcaatttcatcttcatctatctagtttctttctttattttttatttttaggtttttggggggccacacttggctgtgttcagggatcactcatagctgtgctcagggatgactcttagctgtgctcaggggaccatgtatacTGCAGGCTTTATGCATGAGGAGTTCCTTAACCCTTCATTTACCTCTCCAGACCCTTCATCTCCCTAGTTTCAATCCTTATCACCATGTTTGGGCTACAAAAATACTCTCCTAGTCAGTTTGTCTAATTTATTTTTGTCCCTCTCTGATGCATCTAGTGCACATGTGACTGCCAATTTAATCAGTATAGAGTTTCCTGGGTCATAATTCATTCTACTTCCCTCCTGCCTACAGAATAAAAGCTATATTCCTTAATCCTATCCACAAGCCCCTGGCACATAGCAACTTTTAGTATACATTGCTTTGTTTTATACATCTAATTTGAGGCAACCTCAAGTGTTTAGCATGTATTGGCTGAAATTCTATACTTCTTGGTTAATACTAACCTTGAAGGGCTTTCTCAAATGTGGTTTAGTTAAGTCAAGAGTGGTCTTCCTCCCATTTCAGAATGGAATACTTCAAGGACCCATTCAAATGCAGTCTGTCTTATCTCAAATCACCTTTGACCTCTCTGCCTgtctttcataaaaattttactttaagctCTACATAGCAATCATGTGCCTATTAAGCAAGAACCATTTCTAATGTGTCATTGTTCACTGCCCTGGGGCTCAGAACATCCAGCTCAGCACCTTGTCCTTTCTAAGCATCCAATGTCTACTGCCTACATGAATGAATGCATTAAGGAATTGATAAAGTTGTGGCTGAGTGAACGTCTTCTAATGTTCCAGTAGTGTTAAGGACCAAAATTATCCACTAGAAGGTGAAGTCATCAGAGATGTGACTCAGttgtagagcacctgccttgcatgtgtgagactctggttCTATCCTTGGTGAAAGGagagtggagaaaagaaaaaaagaaagagagaaagaagagagaaagaaagaaagaaagaaagaaagaaagaaagaaagaaagaaagaaagaaagaaagaaagaaagaaagaaagaaaagaaagaaaggaagaaagaaaggaaggaaggaaggaaggaaggaagaaaggaaaaagagaaagaaagaaagagagaaagaggaaaaagagaaagaaagaaagaaagaaagaaagaaagaaagaaagaaagaaagaaaagaaagaaagaaagaaagaaagaaagaaagaaagaaagaaagaaagaaagaaagaaagaaagaaagaaagaaagaaagaaagaaagaaagaaagaaagaaagaaagaggggatggaatgatagtacatcgggtagggcatttgccttgcacactgctgacctgggttgattcccagcatcccatgtggtccctgagcaccgccaagagtaactcctgagtgcatgagcctggagtaacccctgtgcattgccaggtatgacccaaaaagaaaaaaagagaaagaaagaaaaatgagagaaagagaaaatgagagaaagaaacaaagaaagagagagggagagagagagagagagaagagaggaagggagggaggcaaaaagggagagagggatcaagggaggaagggagggatcaaggaaggaagggaggaaggaaggaagggaggaagggaggaaggaaggaaggaaggaaggaaggaaggaaggaaggaaggaaggaaggaaggaaggaaggaaggaaggaaggagatagtCATTTTAAGGTGTAGAATTGATAAATATTGTAATAAAGTGCTTTGTTTCAAGAAAGAATTCTGGTCTAAGTACATAGTAGGTACTCAATACAATCTTGGTCAGTAGAATTGAATTACATGGATTCATACCTGAGTCATCTCAACTATGTCAGCCTTGGGTACTGCAAAGAGTGACCAGGAGGAGCTCTGACACAGCAGTAGCTCTTTACATTCTGACTTGAAATAGGTGCTGACTAGATAACTATATAGCAACTCCCTTAACAGAGAcctgtttgttcatttgcttCTTTGATTAGTCGAATCATATAATTCATTATGATTGATTTCTGTGATCATTCTATTCTAGGCACTGAAAGGAGGGGAATGCAATCTTCCAGAAAAGCAGACATCTCATGTTAATCAAGTAATTGCCTCTTTTTTATTCTCTCCCTATTTGGCCAGGCTGTGACAACATGCTGACAGGCATAAAGTCTCTGAAAATAGTGAAGAGGACTATGGATGCAGATGGCTCTTGGATGAAAGATATTGTCAGTGACTCTCCAAAGGTTTATCTCTTAATTGGATCCAGAAACAACACTGTTTGGGAATTTGCAAACATACGGGCTTTCATGGAGGATAGCAGCAAACCAGGCCCCCGGAAGCTAATCCTCACACATTCCTGGCAGGGAACAGGTCAAGTGATTcacaaaggttttttgttttttcacaacCAAGGGACTCCCAATGAGATAATCAAATACAACCTGCAGAAGCGGACTGTGGAAGAGCGAATGCTGCTCCCGGGAGGGGCGGGCCGAGCGCGGGTCTACCAGCACTCCCCCGCAACTTTCATTGACTTGGCTGTGGATGAGCACGGGCTCTGGGCGGTCCACGTGGGGCCCGGCGTCCAGGGCCATTTGGTTCTCACAAAAATTGATCCTGGCACCCTGGGAATAGAGCACTCATGGGATACGCCCTGTAGGAGCCAGGATGCCGAAGCCTCGTTTCTCATCTGCGGGGTCCTCTATGTGGTCTACAGTTCTGGGGGCCAAGGCCCCCATCGTATCACCTGTGTCTTTGATCCCCGGGGCGCTATCAGAGAGGAGGATCTGTCCAATTTGTTCTTCCCCAGGAGGCCGAGAAGTCACTCTGTGATCCATTACAACCCCAGAGATAAACAGCTCTATGCCTGGAATGATGGAAACCAGATCATTTACAAACTTCAGACAAAGAGAAAGCAGCCTCGGGAGTGATGCATTACAGCATGAGGAGCTCACGAGGGCCCAACGGCCACTACCCACCGGAACACAGTGTAGCCTGGGACAAAATCCAGTAGCGGGAACACATCCGTTAAGAGATATCACAGTGTTAGGTAACTTCCAGGATCTGGGATCACAATTTGTCTCCAGAAAAATTTTTAACTTCCCTTCCCCAGCTGAACCTCCTAGCTTGCAAGGCCTTTCACATTCTGACTTAACTTCTAACTTTTTCTGTGACCATTATTTACCTTAACTTTCCCTCTGTTCTCAGCCAGTAGGAGTATAAGTTGCCCCATAATAGCCCTTGCTCTTCTCTA
Protein-coding regions in this window:
- the OLFML1 gene encoding olfactomedin-like protein 1, which produces MVVCRIMIPSAFLVLILAGFLPPPLGAQDPAMVHYIYQRFQVLERGLEKCTQATRAYIQEFREFSRNISALVGRCQSHTNEYKSAVNHVALRVERAQREIDYLQYLRESDACVESEDATLAEKLIQEAEEEKKVLTLLNTSCDNMLTGIKSLKIVKRTMDADGSWMKDIVSDSPKVYLLIGSRNNTVWEFANIRAFMEDSSKPGPRKLILTHSWQGTGQVIHKGFLFFHNQGTPNEIIKYNLQKRTVEERMLLPGGAGRARVYQHSPATFIDLAVDEHGLWAVHVGPGVQGHLVLTKIDPGTLGIEHSWDTPCRSQDAEASFLICGVLYVVYSSGGQGPHRITCVFDPRGAIREEDLSNLFFPRRPRSHSVIHYNPRDKQLYAWNDGNQIIYKLQTKRKQPRE